The sequence CGACTGCAATCTGTGAAGTTATTTGTAATGCGGCTTTCCTTTATATgagagttataatgtattatttatATCTCTGTATACACTAATATGGTGTGTACCACTTTAATCTACATAAAACGGGGTCCTTACAGAGCTGCAATTCTGCTGGTAGTTATTAGAAGTAGTCAGCGGCCTTGTGGGCAGACAACACCAACAGCTAAAGCGGAGCTCCTGTAAAGATGATAGTTCTTCCTACATCTGATAATGATACACTGCAAGAACGCCAATCATCTGTGCAGACACTAAACCAGCAGCTTTCAGCTCTGGAGCctaaagaatagtgagtgcagctctggagtataatacaggatgtaactcaggatcagtacaggataagtaatgtaatgtatgtacacagtgacttcaccagcagaatagcgagtgcagctctggagtataatacaggatgtaactcaggatcagtacaggataagtaatgtaatgtatgtacacagtgacttcaccagcagaatagcgagtgcagctctggagtataatacaggatgtaactcaggatcagtacaggataagtaatgtaatgtatgtacacagtgactccactagcagaatagtgagtgcagctctggagtataatacaggatgtaactcaggatcagtacaggataagtaatgtaatgtatgtacacagtgactccaccagcagaatagtgagtgcagctctggagtataatacaggatgtaactcaggatcagtacaggataagtaatgtatgtacccagtgactccaccagcagaatagtgagtgcagctctggagtataatacagaatataactcaggatcagtacaggataagtaatgtaatgtatgtacacagtgactccaccagcagaatagtgagtgcagctctggagtataatacaggatataactcaggatcagtacaggataagtaatgtaatgtttgtacacagtgattccaccagcagaatagtgagtgcagctctggagtataatacaggatataactcaggatcagtacaggataagtaatgtaatgtttgtacacagtgactccaccagcagaatagtgagtgcagctctggagtataatacaggatgtaactcaggatcagtacaggataagtaatgtaatgtatgtacacagtgactccaccagcagaatagtgagtgcagctctggagtataatacagaatataactcaggatcagtacaggataagtaatgtaatgtatgtacacagtgactccaccagcagaatagtgagtgcagctctggagtataatacaggatgtaactcaggatcagtacaggataagtaatgtatgtacacagtgactccaccagcagaatagtgagtgcagctctggagtataataaaggatgtaactcaggatcagtaatgtcatctatttacaaagtgactccacTGTTTATATTGATTCTTTCTAGAAGGAAACTTGTGTTTGGAAGTGAAGCCGTTATCAggtcaggtcttagcgaactgaAATACTTCGTACAATAGGCTGGACAATTgcgcagggctccagggttgggttATAGATGAGCCCTTTTTGCGCTGGTGAATGGTGATGTGAGCGTCATATTTTCTGGCCTCCTCTAGTCCCACCCAAAGCTGCATTAAAATTTCTACTTGCTGTCAATTGTAAACTATCATCACTAAGTCAACCGACAAATCACGTAACAGCGTAGCCCAGCTATTAGTTTGTAGATCAGACTAAGGACATTACAAAAACCTCATGTTAAAGATTCTTCCATAAAGCAGCAGGAAAACCCCACCACAGGGTCCTGTCCGTGCTATGATGGGGACGCTCCTCATTGGGAGGGATTGGACATGTGGAGCATTTCTTAGAATCGCAGTATGTCCATAAACAAAGATTTTTGGCAGCTTTGACTAAAAGGATATTTCAAAATCCCATTGACTACACTAACCTGAGAGCATCGAGGTAAACGACCATTATGGACATCACAGAACCGTATATTCGGTACAGACACAGATACCAGGAGCAGCAGAGAGGTGTGGCAGACCGAGGCTTAAAAGGTAAACAGCAGCACTGTgattgcagctttggatgtgattaGAGTAGTACATGGCGTAGCACAAAGTAAAGTGTGGTAAATACATATCTTGTGGCTACACCATAAACGTTTACTATGGGAATAACCCTATAAGGAATCCTATCAGTCACCTATAGGAAGTGAATGTAGCGGCTTTGTGGGCTATCAGTGTGAACAGACACAACGGAGGCAGGAGGTGCCCGGCGCCTCATGAACCACTGAGAACCTCCTGCACGTCACGTCAGTCCCACCGACTTAAACAGTATTTTTTTCACCAGACTGAAATGTTACCGTCTTATTCTCTGGAAATTATTTGCATTCACttgaaatacaatttaaaaattaaaaataatgaaTCTGCCGCCGTGCGTCGTGCTGGAAATTATATAAGAAGTTCTCTACAAACGGGAGGCTGAACCCGGAGTAATGTCAGACAGGCTGGTTACTAGGGACTCACTGCCCGACAACCCCACCCAAGactggttgttaggtagtgtatccatagcaaccagacaGGACTCCGCTGTTCAGCTCAGCGCTGGACTGTCCCCTGTACAAGCGAAGGAGAGGAGCAACATGGCAGCAGTCACGTCATCCCCATCAACGTCCAGCGCTGTGTAGAAAAACACGGCGGCTTTCTGCCAGAACAGCGTTACACCTGTCcacgggttgtgtctggtattgcagatcagctcaATTAAAATAAATACgtttgaactgcaataccacacacaacctgaggacaggtgtggcgctgtttttggaggaaCGAtgacattttagttttttttaaacctgTGCAATCCCTtctaatcattgtataataaaaagttctaaaGCTCTCTAGTGGACTTTGGGTTCCcaatcctcaccattttcaagatctctgcttgctgtcagggcATGAAACATAAGAGGCTAAGAACCCCACACAGACCTAATACTTTTCCGAAATGAGTGTTTGTTACTATTACATCCAATCTAGATAATCTTGTGTAAGTCAAATACAGCAGCagtacaaatctctctcctgtcctgatcgtttgttacaatgtatcagtgcaggtaaaacgtATCAGACTGGGAGTCCAGACTGGAAATAATTGTAACAAACCCACAGCTGTGAGATGTGAAAATCTCTCCTTAACTAAAACACGAGCGATAAGAATCATTTCTCGGGGAAGAGTTTAAgaaaaattagtttccattttatTTCAAGACCAAAAagaagaataaaaagaaaatctgCGACTGATGAGAATGTGAGCGGCGGCCGCTGCATCCAATGAGAATCTGAATATCACCAGGAACCCATCCCCCGATCCGGCGTCTCCACTTTCACTTGTCCTTCTCTTTCTGTTCTTTCTCCTTCTTCGCGCGCTCGATCTTGGCTTCTTCCGCCTCGTGAAGTTTGATCAGTTCCTCCACCTCCTTCTGTTTCAGGACCCGGATTTTCGTCTTCCCGTTCTCACGTGTTAAGGTGGCGATCTCGACTGAAACGGGAAGGAATTCAGATATTTAAAGGGAAGTCGCGTCCTGCGATGGTGACGCCTGCACAGCGCGCTAAAACAATACTAAAGACGTAGCGCTCGGCGGCAGAATTATCCTGGAAAGTTACGGCCAATCCCTATATATTAgaaggatcccttgacaataagcagatcacaaagtttcCCCCTGCTGGAACCttcagtgatcagctgtgatctgtggggaaacgtggcagtaagtgttcagtttccctgcagcgccaccacaggagaagtgAAGTATCACACAgtctccattcatatcaatgagttgtctgtgtaatgcaggacaggacaggtcctccagacacgctctatgtaaccgctctccattcTGAccgagagatgaggatcctgagcaGAGGACCCcgatattaactcagaattcactaataggggGTATGTAAAGGGGTTTTCAAAAGTGGACCATCCCTTTAAATAAGGTCTTGATTAATCATAGAGCAAGCTGTTGCTAGGAATGATTTCCCTGACATTCTCATTGAACAAATTGGTTGTTACGCAGTttatccatagcaaccagactgtcagacaggcTTTTCATAGTTTGATTGATGCTGTGCAGACAGTAGAGAAAGGGAAAATCAGCCCGGCAGCATGACACCATGTCACCCCCTCTCTCAGGATGCGGTCTGTCAGCTGGAAAATCCCTTAAAAAGGTGGAGCACATGTATGATGGGTCACGGGTGTGAAGTCTaacgtattatatatatttatgtgaggcatttaaacattttttgcagatattgctgaagttaaaggggttctccaacgAGGCAGGTCATAAAAGTATTACAGGTGGAGGCCCCTCATTTCAGAATATGAGAGAGTCCCCGCCGCACGTGCACAGCCACCGACTATATAATGAAAGGGACCAAAGACAAATGGGAGCGACCAAGTGTTTCCCACATTCCCATTCATTATATACAgtgaccgcccccccccccccaaacaggaCGTTTCACGTGAACAGGGAGACTCCGTCGTGAAATCGAATTATGTAAAAAGTTTGATGAATTGCAGCGTGACCAGGAGGTTGCTGTTGACTGATCCCACCACTTTCAGAGCACCTGAATATGGAGGGCGACATGAAACGTTACAAGGCAGAAGCGGCCGTCCATGCTGCGCGCTCACCTTTCTCCGCAGACAGTTTACTGACGTCCATCGTCTTGTTGAGAACTTTAACGGCTAAAGCCAGCGCCGACTTCAGGGTCATGTCTCCCTCCTTGAAGTCTTGTTTCAGCATCGAGACTGCAGCCTGCGGGCAGAGCAACAACATCTCACAAGGGGAATAATATCAAGCTTTCTAATAtcatttgtgtttcaatttccggatctgattgctgtcagtgaatgggaacaaccCTGTACTGATCCGTTGCCGAAAGCTCATTTGTAGCGAGTCCTGCACCCATGTCAGATGACGTGATCAGGAcagattttcagcctctggatgtaagcaggtatgttcccattcactgacagcaaacaaatctGAACTGGTGAAGAATCAAAACAAAGTCTATTAAAAACGTACAGAActtttcattgtataatgatatgacaactgtgggggggggggggtctataggcaggaccccccccccaataataTAAGACGTAACGGCTTACCGCGCTGTTGTTGCCGATACAAGTGGCTTTCCATCCCCCGTAGTTCCCGCTTGGATCGCTCTGATACAGCTGAAAACCGTAATGCTTGTCCCAGCCGATGTACAGGAGGGAGACGCCGAACGGACGCTTCCCTGAGGAACACAAATAAACTCATCACAATCCGTCCACGGACGGCGCACAAAAGTCGTGACCGCACATTCACTAAACATCAACACCACGCTCACTGATTGGCTCCAGTTCTCCGCCAGCAGCCTGGGTAACACGTTCAGGTTGGGTCATCACCTTAAAGGAGAAATACCAGACCTGTCCGTTACTCCCAGGGCTTGTGGTCACTGGTGTGATGCCTGCAGATCCTCTGCTCGTGTGTCCATATGACAACACTTTTTCTCCTAGGTTCCGGCTACATTCAGCCTCATCATAGGGACCGCGTGTGAATCCAAATCACCATTAATGTCCACCCGGAGGCGCGCAGGGCTGGACGCGGAGGCGCGCACGGCTGGACGCGGAGGCGCGCACGGCTGGACGCGGAGGCGCGCACGGCTGGACGCGGAGGCGCGCACGGCTGGACGCGGAGGCGCGCACGGCTGGACTCGGAGGCGCGCACGGCTGACCAGGCTGAACAGCAGGTAAACCATTAATAAGCACTTCTGGGGTTCTCCAGTGATTACCGGGCGCAGTTATCTCCAGCCGCTGAGTCTATAATGAACAACTGAATGAACACAAGTGAAGGGGGGACCTCTGATGTCCAAGGTGGACTCCTACCGGGTGAATGGGGGTTCCGCGACCCCCGTCCTGCACTCTGAGACGACTACATCCAGGCAGAACATGGACAGACAGACCCGCTCGCTCTATTGAAGAATATTGGAGTCAAGTTTGCGTAATttggtttctgtaactcccatagaatccAATGCAGAGAGGCTGACACCAGATAACACAAGAATAATCACCTCCAAACTGCGTGTACGCCTGTTTAATGTCGCACAGGGCGGTCACCAGCTGCTCACATGGGATGGGCTCCTGGTACTGAAGAAGATACCTGGGACacggggggcaaaaagggaaaattAATCACAACCTGAAACATTTCCGGCGCCACAGAATTAATCataacatcccccccccccgcggcCATATTACTACCAATCCCGGGAAAATTCCCACCGTGCCGAATATGTACTCCATCCAATCAGCATGCAGCTCTCATTCTGCAACCCCTGTGCGATCGCAGGGTGCAGGGCGGCAGcacgtttagctcacagaggattgtcttgattgaatacaattgtagcaaaccctcagctgtgggaAGTATTAGCTCAGGTTTTTTTTAGCCTCTGGGTGTTAACAATTATGTTCCCACTCACTGGcaggaagcagagatctttaaaatggtGAGGAGTTACACAAATAATTAGAAAACCGTCTCTAGATACAAGTTTCCTGGGTGGGACATGTGACCTGCGCCGTGCGTCATGTGACTCCATCTCTCTTACCTCTGAGCAATGAGTCGCAGTTCATTGGTCAGGACGTTGGCGTCGGATGTGATCCCGGCCACGCTGCACGCCATGTCACTGAAACGACAGCAGAAGCGGGGGAGGGGTTAGTGTCTCCGCCTCCACAGGTAACTCGCCATCTTGGAAATCGCGGCTTCGCACGACTTACTCGTTTAATTTGTATATTTTCTCAGAAAAGAAAACCTCGTCCAGGAGTTTGTGGATGTTCCGTCTCTCGGCCGCCAGCAGGACGCCGTCATTGGCCAAAATGCCCAGGCAGGTGCCGGCGTGTCCGATGGCTTCCATGGCGTATTCCACCTGATAGAGGCGACctgcgcaaaaaaaaacaagccagtGACGTCAACCGGAAACTACGGACAGGAGCCGCCGATATATAGAGAACTCCGGTAATCCGGCAATCGGTAATGGCTTCTATCTCTAGATGTTAAACCCGTAacaaatttactgcacattttagacaTTTTCGCAGATTTGGCGCAATTTGTATCCCCCCGGACTTATCACTAATTCTAGTTTATAGGGAGAATATCCGGAAGAAGCGACTACAACGAGGCAGCAATGATGAGAGTGCGACTGCTGCGAAGGGAAAGTGAAAGTAACTGCAGGAGAGCAGCCGGGGAGGTGGAGCAGGATTTATTACCCACCCTCCGGTGAGAAGATCGTCGTCCTGGAGTCGTATCTtcgagactaaaaaaaaaaaaaaaaagaaaacagagaaTGAGGCGGAGGGAGGAGCCTGAGCGATGCAGCGGGAAGAAAGTTGTCAACCATGAAaagtctcccctccccccccccgatCTGCCCGCATATAATCTCACCATTGTGGAGTTTTCGTTGCGCGGTCACAATATTCAGCTGAGGCTCCTCCTACTGCGACAGAAAGCGTAAAATCAGATATAATGTGTACAGAGAGTAGTATTTAAAGGGGCAGGGGTCAAAGAGGGGGGGCTAGTTATATAAAGGGGCGGTGGTCAAAGAGGGGGGGGCTAGTCATATAAAGGGGCGGTGGTCAAAGAGGGGGGGCGCTAGTCATATAAAGGGGCGGTGGTCAAAGAGGGGGGGCTAGTCATATAAAGGGGCGGTGGTCAAAGAGGGGGGGCGCTAGTCGTCATAGAGGGGGGCTAGTCGTCATAGTAGGGGGGCTAGTCGTCATAGAGGGGGGGATAGTCGTCATAGAAGGGGGGATAGTCGTCATAGAGGGGGGCTAGTCGTCATAGAAGGGGGGCTAGTCGTCATAGAGGGGGGGATAGTCGTCATAGAGGGGGGGATAGTTGTCATAGAAGGGGGGATAGTCGTCATAGAGGGGGGCTAGTCGTCATAGAAGGGGGGCTAGTCGTCATAGAAGGGGGGCTAGTCGTCATAGAGGGGGGCTAGTCGTCATAGAGGGGGGCTAGTCGTCATGAAGGGGGGCTAGTCATCATAGAAGGGGGGCTAGTCATCATAGAAGGGGGGGCTAGTCATCATAGAGGGGTAGTAGTAATGACAGCAGTAGTAGTGGATACAGGGGGTGGCGGGCCGGCAGTGATGAAGGGCTCCTTCATTGTCATGGTTACTCCTCACCCTCCTCCCTCACTTCTGCCGACTTCCCTCGGTCCTCTCTCCCCGGAGAGCTGATTGGGCCGCCTCCCAGTACTCACCTTTGGGTCTGTGCTCTCCGGGAACCACTATACGATACTACCGGTAAGAGCGCTCAGTCATGGCACACAGACACAAACCAACATGGCCGACGCCGCGCATGTCCAGTACGCTGGCAACCGGATGGAAGTGATGACGTAATTCAGTGGGCGGAGAAAAGGGGTTGTGTCCGCCATCTTTGAAATGGGTAAAGCTGCCCTTGTATTCAAGCAGTGTAAGTGAATGTACAGCCACCAGcctgctgcccccacagtattggTACTGTTCtctaataataatactgataaatTATACGTGTCTTTTATAACGAGTaatatcatacatttttcttttctgCCATTATAAAATTCACACATGGAATTAATCTACAGAAAATGTACAGAAATTATGTAAATACAATACATCTGTATTCACAGGTTGCtagtggaaacagtcagcaatctTGTCAACAGTCCTGCCTCTACAGCATTCTTACCAACTCCTGCAGTATATCAGGGAGCCTGCTGGATAATCGGGGAGACGTCCCGGACTCCTGGAAGATGGGCGCCAAATACCtgtccttgttcctgcagtcccctGCACTGCTGAGCTCAAGTGTCCGCAGAGTCCCGGGGTCTGGAGTCAGCGGGCGCAATGTTTCCTTATGCCccgcccatttatataggacatgCCAGCACCCTACGCCATTTAAATAATTGCTAGAGCATATGACCCCCTTATCCCACCTACAAATTAATACATATCcctacataaatacagaccccctaaataacgcCAGGCGGATCtgtgtttgaggtctggggtccgtATGATTTTGGGGTGTGAAGAACAggggcagggccaccatcagggcagcagcgctggtactcccgtcaggggcccggacaAAAAACAGAAATAACAGGGGCCTGGAGCCCACCAGCACTGTCCACTGTCGCAGCACAAAGTTaatttggagaaaggaacgggccccattactagtcctcctcaatgaattagaatatcatcaaaaagttaatttatttcagtaattcaatccaaaaagtgtctctcatattctatagattcattacacacagagggatctatttccagcatttttttcttttaatgttgatgattatgggagcagtaagggtatgttcatatgtaGTGTTTTCATGCGTATTTCGTGGCATTTACTCCTCGAGAAACGCCTGaataaacggaagcagaacgcctccaaacatatgcccattaatttcaatgggaaatacggcgttctgttccgacggggcgtgtttttacgcctcgttttctaaAAACGGCAAGTAAAAACAcaaccgcgaaaaagaagtgcatgtgacttcttgggacgcttttggagacgtttttcattgactctatagaaaaacagctccaaaaacgtccgtaaaaatgcagcgaaaaaagcgagtttgattaaaaaaacgtctgaaaatcaggagctgttttctcttgaaaacaggtccgtattttcacactttttttactttgtgtgtgcacatacccttagggcatgaccacacatggcggaattcctccgcaactgtccgcatcgatgccgcacagaatctgcgttgcagattctgcagcggatctgcacaaaatgtgcagtacattgatgcggactagctgctgcggactgcggtaaaagtgcttcccttctctgtatcagtgcaggatagagagaagggacagcactttccctagtcaaagtaaacgattttcatacttaccggccgttgtcttggtgacgcgtccctctttcggcatccagcccgacctccctggatgacgcgccagtccatgtgaccgctgcagcctgtgcttggcctgtgattggctgcagccgtcacttacactgaaacgtcatcctgggaggccggactggagacagacgcagggagttctcggtaagtatgaacttatatgtttttttacagatacatgtatattgggatcggtagtcactgtcccgggtgcagaaacagttactgccgatcgcttaactctttcagcaccctggacagtgactatttacagacgtctcctagcaacgctcccgtcattacgggagccccattgacttcctcagtctggctgtagacctagaaatacataggtccagccagaatgaagaaatgtcaagttaaaaaagcaagacgtatccgcagcacacatgacatgtgcatgacagctgcggacttcattgcggaactttgaatctccattgaagtcaatggagaaattccgccatgagtccgccactgctccgcaacagacagagcatgctgcggacaccaaattccgctccgcagcctatgctccgcagcggaattgtacgcatcgtgtaaacgaacactgctaatttaaagtgaaagtcaatggagaaacggctccgctgcggattaacgctgcggagtgtccgcagcggaatttaagtggaattccgccatgtgtgaacccgccctaacagttAATGCAAACccgaaatttagtctctcagaaaaggagaatattatataagcccaatttcaaaaattatttctaatactgaaatgtcgtcctactgaaaagtctgtccagtatctgcccccaatacttggtcagggctctgactctgcatgaattactgcatcaatgcggcgtggcatggtggtGATCAgtttgtggcactgctgaggtgttatcaatgtggcgtggcatggaggtgatcagcctgtggcactgctgaggtgttatcaatgctgcgtggcatggaggcaattagcctgtggccctgctgaggtgttatcaatgcagcgtggcatggaggtgatcagtttgtggcactgctgaggggttatcaatgcggtgtggcatggaggcgataagcctgtggcactgctgaggtgttattaatgcagcgtggcatgggggcCATCAGTCTGTGGAGCTGCTGAGGTGGTattaatgtggcgtggcatggaggcgatcattaaactgtggcactgctgaggtgttatcaatgtggcgtggcatggaggcgatcagtctgtggagctgctgaggtgttatcaatgcggcgtggcatgggggcgatcagactgtggcactgctgaggtgttatcaatgcggcgtggcatgggggcgatcagcctgtgccactgctgaggggttatcaatgcagcgtggcacggAGTcgctcagcctgtggcactgctgaggtgtaatcaatgcggcgtggcatggaggtgatcagcctgtggcactgctgaggtggtatcaatgcggcatggcatggaggcgatcagcctgtggcactgctcaggtggtatcaatgtggcgtggcatggaggcgatcagcctgtggcactgctgaggtgttatcaatgcggcgtggcacggagtcgatcagcctgtggcactgctgaggggtaatcaatgcggcgtggcatggaggcgatcagcctgtggcactgctgaggtggtatcaatgcggcgtggcatggggacaatcagcctgtggcactgctgaggtggtatcgatgcggcgtggcatagaggcgatcagcctgtggcactgctgaggtgttatcaatgcggcgtggcatagaggcgatcagcctgtggcactgctgaggtggtatcaatgcggcatggcatggaggcgaccagcctgtggcactgtgaaggtggtatcaatgcggcaTAGCATAAAGGCGATCAGCCTgttgcactgctgaggtgttatcaattctGCGTGGCATGggagtgatcagcctgtggcactgctgaggtgttatcaatgcggcgtggcatggaggcgatcagcctgtggcactgctgaggtgttatcaatgcggcgtggcatggaggcgatcagcctgtggcactgctgaggtggcatcaatgcggcgtggcataaaggcgatcagcctgtggcactgctgaggtggtatcaatgcggcgtggcatgggggcgatcagcctgtggcactgctgaggtggtatcaataCGGCGTGGCATGCAGTGCCTAAGTGGCTAGACCACCTATTGCTGGGTAACAATCCCTTGGGCACTAGAATATCTGCCCATAGCAATTGTCACCCAGCAGGTTACCTGTCTGGGAGATAAAGATGACTTCaattgagctgagctgcaataccagacaaaacctatggacaggtgtggcactgtttctggaagaaataaGTCATGTTTCTCTAATCCTGTTCTATCGCTTTAAAGACACAGTAACAACTCAAGGATTTAAATTCCATTTAATTAGGAAATGTACtttaaagagttaaaacaagagTTTTCACTTTTTTATCTGATGAATGGATTTTGTTGTTCCTCTAATCAAAATGGTCTCCAATCTGCCAGTCTTCTCACATCCACTAATGAACAGGGAAATTGAGATGTTATCCAGAGAGACAACATTTGTAGGATTTCATCAGCAAATGTACAGAACGAGCCTCATCATTTACATTACTAATAATTCAAAATGCAGAACGAATCCACAGCTCCGCCAGACACAGACTCAATACTAAACTACAGTTCTTTCAGGAAATTCAGCACTGGTTCCAAAAGTATGTGCGCCCCGCTGTGGAACTTCTCCAAAGCTTCACTGATTTTATCAGGGCTGAGACACAAACTGTAAATAAGATTATATTTACTGATAACCTGCATGGCTCTCCCTGCTTCTACCAGACCTAAAAGAAGAATAAAGACAACATGAAAAGCAAATATACCAAGCTAGActgatatatacagtgtggacacTTCTAAGTTTATATTACCGATCATTagagaataaaatatatttactagaaacaacagtgatataactggtataatactgcccccgatgtacaaaaacataactactataatactgctcctatatacaagaatataactactataatactgccccctatatacaagaatataactactataatactgctcctatatacaagaatataactactataatactgcccccgatgtacaaaaacataactactataatactgctcctatatacaagaatataactactataatactgccccctatatacaagaatataactactataatactgcccctatatacaagaatataactactataatactgcctcctatatacaagaatataactactataatactgcctctatatacaagaatataactactataatactgccccctatatacaagaatataactactataatactgccccctatatacaagaatataactactataatactgcctcctatatacaaaaatataactactataatactgctcctatatacaagaatataactactataatacctccccctatatacaagaatataactactataatactgccctctatatacaagaatataactactataatactgcccctata is a genomic window of Rhinoderma darwinii isolate aRhiDar2 chromosome 7, aRhiDar2.hap1, whole genome shotgun sequence containing:
- the PSMA4 gene encoding proteasome subunit alpha type-4, with amino-acid sequence MSRRYDSRTTIFSPEGRLYQVEYAMEAIGHAGTCLGILANDGVLLAAERRNIHKLLDEVFFSEKIYKLNDDMACSVAGITSDANVLTNELRLIAQRYLLQYQEPIPCEQLVTALCDIKQAYTQFGGKRPFGVSLLYIGWDKHYGFQLYQSDPSGNYGGWKATCIGNNSAAAVSMLKQDFKEGDMTLKSALALAVKVLNKTMDVSKLSAEKVEIATLTRENGKTKIRVLKQKEVEELIKLHEAEEAKIERAKKEKEQKEKDK